The proteins below come from a single Seriola aureovittata isolate HTS-2021-v1 ecotype China chromosome 23, ASM2101889v1, whole genome shotgun sequence genomic window:
- the zcchc4 gene encoding rRNA N6-adenosine-methyltransferase ZCCHC4, giving the protein MDMAEDNDSFGICFILPEGGKTAPCCPHGPTLLFEKVGKGGETGRRFYACSACRDRKDCSFFQWEDDKVSEARLLAREAENQSKRPVFSQQESWTRFRKFASLPLDEKKFCLDCQILLLPGEHAAHSSHRCTAITTAQLRKPSALLCPLDNKKKNAQYLFTERSSHFLLDTLAGQGYRKVLCVGTPRLQELIKLRNLEHKHEPMKTLLLDIDFRYAQFYSQDEFCHYNMFNHHFFGGEASSAVLQSFLRECDGEKVVMVADPPFGGLVKPLANTFSLISQTWRKLQSSDSSNADMPMIWIFPYFFEPRILECLPSLSMLDYQVDYDNHPLYKHGKTGRKQSPVRLFTNICPRDVVLPGEEGYRFCSVCQRYVSGLNKHCAKCNVCPSKDGREWNHCSTCEKCVKPSWKHCQTCGRCALPDHPCGQGQGKEGCFTCGSLKHKHKACPLKDSHRMSSYRSNAKSRGKNPSHHPLYKPKAKKKSGAARRAKKMAAQSV; this is encoded by the exons ATGGACATGGCCGAAGATAACGACAGTTTTGGAATATGCTTTATTCTTCCAGAGGGCGGTAAAACAGCGCCTTGTTGCCCACATG GTCCAACCTTGCTGTTTGAGAAAGTCGGCAAAGGGGGAGAGACAGGCAGGAGGTTTTATGCCTGCTCAGCTTGTAGAGACAGGAAAGACTGCAGCTTTTTCCAGTGGGAAGATGACAAG GTGTCAGAGGCCAGGCTTTTGGCCAGAGAAGCAGAGAACCAGTCAAAGAGACCAGTGTTCAGCCAGCAGGAGTCCTGGACCAG GTTCAGGAAGTTTGCCTCCCTCCCGCTAGATGAGAAGAAATTTTGTCTGGATTGCCAGATTCTGCTCCTGCCAGGAGAGCATGCTGCCCACTCCTCCCACAGATGCACAGCCATCACCACAGCCCAGCTGAGGAAGCCAAGTGCGCTGCTGTGTCCTCTGGACAACAAGAAGAAGAACGCCCAGTACCTGTTCACGGAGCGCAGCTCACACTTTCTGCTGGACACCTTAGCTGGGCAGGGGTACAGGAAGGTCCTGTGTGTGGGCACACCCAG aCTCCAGGAGCTGATCAAGCTGCGAAACCTAGAGCACAAACATGAGCCAATGAAGACTCTGCTGCTGGACATTGACTTCAG ATATGCCCAGTTCTACAGCCAGGATGAGTTCTGTCACTACAACATGTTCAACCATCACTTTTTTGGCGGAGAG GCCTCCAGTGCAGTCCTGCAGTCCTTCCTCAGAGAGTGTGACGGGGAGAAGGTGGTGATGGTGGCTGACCCTCCATTCGGTGGTCTGGTGAAGCCTCTGGCCaacactttctctctgatcTCACAGACATGGAGGAAGCTGCAGAGCTCTG aCAGCAGTAACGCTGACATGCCCATGATATGGATCTTCCCTTATTTCTTTGAGCCCCGCATCCTGGAGTGCCTCCCCTCACTCAGCATGCTGGACTACCAG GTGGACTATGACAACCACCCTCTGTATAAACATGGGAAGACGGGCAGGAAGCAGTCTCCTGTCAGACTGTTCACTAACATCTGCCCCAGAGATGTTGTCCTGCCCGGAGAGGAGGGCTACAG GTTTTGCTCTGTATGTCAGAGATACGTCTCGGGCCTCAACAAGCACTGTGCTAAATGCAACGTCTGTCCGTCCAAG GATGGTCGTGAATGGAACCACTGCTCAACATGCGAAAAATGTGTGAAACCAT CGTGGAAGCACTGTCAAACCTGTGGTCGCTGTGCCCTCCCAGACCACCCATGTGGCCAGGGCCAAGGAAAGGAGGGTTGTTTCACCTGTGGCAGcctgaagcacaaacacaaagcctgCCCTCTTAAAGACTCCCACAGGATGAGCAG TTATCGGTCTAACGCCAAGAGTAGAGGCAAAAATCCATCCCATCATCCCCTCTACAAGCCTAAAGCTAAAAAGAAGTCTGGAGCAGCGCGCAGAGCGAAGAAGATGGCTGCTCAGTCTGTTTGA
- the si:dkey-219e21.4 gene encoding nuclear factor 7, ovary isoform X1: MAERESLSVGNGQSAVAQSVQSGVAPPSAGAHSVLQDGLSFTPLDFNCDRVVQPFPRSPKLQRKKAKDGKPSQEQLSRRLEDLQAERAKTEAHIQSLKKRSTDLSRSTEMMKQQVRERFDNMVAILKQDEQAVLDSLELDLRRTRTRLDQVLKNWKQHQDQVTKSISSTQSALSKSSAAEEDGKGQSENLSPKKPDASEKQIRLNEERFEKLLKTLSSISRNLRAQLQRKTLLLDSSPVVIDSQTCHSQITVTCEGRGMSFSGSGRSAPEHPLQFDRVCCALGSSPLAAGQSYWEVDVRCCSTWAVGVAYTSLQRKGRDKGAKLGRNRNSWCVELRDSNLSAWHNDRHVSCQGVGQTALGKVGVWVRYDKGQLIFYDADNMVVLQRFSAAMTPVFDRAHHQFTEPLYPAIRFLRPPQNQVWANHLEICHLNTL; encoded by the exons ATGGCAGAAAGAGAGTCATTATCTGTTGGTAATGGACAGTCAGCAGTGGCTCAGTCAGTGCAGAGTGGTGTTGCGCCGCCCTCTGCAGGGGCCCACTCTGTACTGCAGGACGGACTAAGCTTCACTCCCCTGGATTTCAACTGTGACAGGGTCGTTCAACCGTTCCCACGCTCACCAAAGCTACAGAGGAAGAAAGCCAAAGATGGAAAGCCCTCTCAG GAGCAGCTGTCCAGACGTTTGGAGGATCTACAGGCAGAAAGAGCCAAGACTGAAGCCCACATCCAGTCTCTGAAAAAACGCAGCACAGATCTCTCT AGGAGCACAGAgatgatgaagcagcaggtccGTGAGCGCTTTGACAACATGGTGGCCATCCTAAAGCAGGACGAGCAGGCCGTCTTAGACTCTCTGGAGCTGGACTTGAGACGGACCAGAACCAGACTGGACCAGGTTCTGAAGAACTGGAAACAGCACCAGGACCAGGTCACCAAGAGCATCAGCAGCACCCAGAGCGCACTGAGCAAGAGCTCGGCAGCAGAGGAAGACGGGAAG GGTCAGTCTGAGAATCTGAG TCCAAAGAAGCCGGACGCCTCTGAAAAGCAAATCAGACTGAATGAGGAGAGATTCGAGAAGCTTCTTAAAACATTATCCTCCATCTCCAGAAACCTGAGAGcccagctgcagaggaagactCTACTGTTAG ATTCATCCCCTGTGGTGATTGACAGTCAGACGTGCCATAGCCAGATCACAGTGACCTGCGAGGGGCGGGGCATGTCCTTCTCAGGCTCTGGCCGCTCAGCTCCGGAGCATCCTCTTCAGTTTGACAGAGTATGCTGTGCTCTGGGTTCATCTCCCCTCGCGGCAGGTCAGAGTTACTGGGAGGTCGATGTGCGGTGCTGCTCCACCTGGGCTGTGGGCGTAGCCTACACCAGCCTGCAGAGGAAGGGGCGGGACAAGGGTGCCAAACTGGGCCGAAACAGGAACTCGTGGTGCGTGGAGCTCAGGGACAGTAATCTGTCTGCCTGGCACAACGACCGGCATGTATCGTGTCAAGGCGTCGGGCAAACAGCGCTAGGAAAGGTGGGAGTATGGGTCAGGTATGATAAGGGTCAGCTGATATTTTATGACGCAGACAACATGGTTGTCCTGCAAAGGTTTTCAGCAGCCATGACACCTGTGTTCGACAGGGCTCATCACCAGTTCACTGAGCCCCTGTACCCCGCCATACGCTTCCTGAGACCACCACAGAACCAGGTGTGGGCGAACCACCTGGAGATCTGTCATCTCAACACCCTGTGA
- the si:dkey-219e21.4 gene encoding nuclear factor 7, ovary isoform X2 yields MALTANCTYCQLEQLSRRLEDLQAERAKTEAHIQSLKKRSTDLSRSTEMMKQQVRERFDNMVAILKQDEQAVLDSLELDLRRTRTRLDQVLKNWKQHQDQVTKSISSTQSALSKSSAAEEDGKGQSENLSPKKPDASEKQIRLNEERFEKLLKTLSSISRNLRAQLQRKTLLLDSSPVVIDSQTCHSQITVTCEGRGMSFSGSGRSAPEHPLQFDRVCCALGSSPLAAGQSYWEVDVRCCSTWAVGVAYTSLQRKGRDKGAKLGRNRNSWCVELRDSNLSAWHNDRHVSCQGVGQTALGKVGVWVRYDKGQLIFYDADNMVVLQRFSAAMTPVFDRAHHQFTEPLYPAIRFLRPPQNQVWANHLEICHLNTL; encoded by the exons ATGGCACTTACAGCAAACTGCACGTACTGTCAACTT GAGCAGCTGTCCAGACGTTTGGAGGATCTACAGGCAGAAAGAGCCAAGACTGAAGCCCACATCCAGTCTCTGAAAAAACGCAGCACAGATCTCTCT AGGAGCACAGAgatgatgaagcagcaggtccGTGAGCGCTTTGACAACATGGTGGCCATCCTAAAGCAGGACGAGCAGGCCGTCTTAGACTCTCTGGAGCTGGACTTGAGACGGACCAGAACCAGACTGGACCAGGTTCTGAAGAACTGGAAACAGCACCAGGACCAGGTCACCAAGAGCATCAGCAGCACCCAGAGCGCACTGAGCAAGAGCTCGGCAGCAGAGGAAGACGGGAAG GGTCAGTCTGAGAATCTGAG TCCAAAGAAGCCGGACGCCTCTGAAAAGCAAATCAGACTGAATGAGGAGAGATTCGAGAAGCTTCTTAAAACATTATCCTCCATCTCCAGAAACCTGAGAGcccagctgcagaggaagactCTACTGTTAG ATTCATCCCCTGTGGTGATTGACAGTCAGACGTGCCATAGCCAGATCACAGTGACCTGCGAGGGGCGGGGCATGTCCTTCTCAGGCTCTGGCCGCTCAGCTCCGGAGCATCCTCTTCAGTTTGACAGAGTATGCTGTGCTCTGGGTTCATCTCCCCTCGCGGCAGGTCAGAGTTACTGGGAGGTCGATGTGCGGTGCTGCTCCACCTGGGCTGTGGGCGTAGCCTACACCAGCCTGCAGAGGAAGGGGCGGGACAAGGGTGCCAAACTGGGCCGAAACAGGAACTCGTGGTGCGTGGAGCTCAGGGACAGTAATCTGTCTGCCTGGCACAACGACCGGCATGTATCGTGTCAAGGCGTCGGGCAAACAGCGCTAGGAAAGGTGGGAGTATGGGTCAGGTATGATAAGGGTCAGCTGATATTTTATGACGCAGACAACATGGTTGTCCTGCAAAGGTTTTCAGCAGCCATGACACCTGTGTTCGACAGGGCTCATCACCAGTTCACTGAGCCCCTGTACCCCGCCATACGCTTCCTGAGACCACCACAGAACCAGGTGTGGGCGAACCACCTGGAGATCTGTCATCTCAACACCCTGTGA